A genomic stretch from Fusarium musae strain F31 chromosome 9, whole genome shotgun sequence includes:
- a CDS encoding hypothetical protein (EggNog:ENOG41), whose amino-acid sequence MDHGSTAWVTPDGLVAGTSTASSSSVEPDALHADFNAFAGYDSCLPAPYQTHDAYMPPSRNTSVHEPSLSSTSQSSRAPSIGARPPYGYLQDPSNSRFRVEGAVSSYGQGYEPQPYSTAGPSAAATAYQTDGAPFASNLPSSLGANSSTTWPKQEYEVPQFYSTPQNQLPDLGQERRLLKTTKAKRPTRKHTSKEEANFQCEVKGCGKFFSRSYNYKSHLETHDEKREYPFPCTVDGCTKKFVRKTDLQRHHQSVHMKERNHKCDYCGRLFARKDTLRR is encoded by the coding sequence ATGGACCACGGTAGCACTGCTTGGGTCACACCAGATGGCTTAGTGGCTGGAACAAGTacagcttcttcaagctcgGTAGAACCTGACGCCCTGCATGCGGATTTTAATGCATTTGCTGGATACGACTCTTGTTTGCCTGCCCCATATCAGACACATGACGCCTACATGCCGCCCAGTCGCAACACGTCAGTCCATGAGCCATCATTGTCGTCTACTAGCCAATCCTCGCGAGCGCCATCAATAGGCGCAAGGCCACCATATGGATACTTGCAAGATCCCTCTAACTCGAGATTCAGAGTCGAAGGCGCCGTGAGCAGCTATGGTCAGGGGTATGAGCCGCAACCGTACTCAACTGCCGGtccatctgctgctgctaccgcTTATCAAACCGATGGAGCCCCCTTCGCTTCAAATTTGCCCTCCAGCCTCGGCGCAAATAGTTCAACGACTTGGCCGAAGCAAGAATATGAGGTGCCGCAGTTCTATTCTACCCCGCAAAATCAACTTCCTGATCTTGGCCAGGAGAGGAGACTGTTGAAGAcgaccaaggccaagagaCCCACAAGAAAGCACACATCGAAGGAGGAGGCAAACTTCCAATGCGAAGTCAAAGGATGCGGGAAGTTCTTCAGTCGCAGCTACAACTACAAATCGCACCTTGAGACTCATGATGAGAAGCGCGAATATCCATTTCCCTGCACTGTTGACGGGTGCACTAAGAAGTTTGTGCGGAAGACAGACCTTCAACGACACCACCAGAGTGTGCATATGAAGGAGCGCAATCATAAGTGTGACTATTGCGGACGCCTCTTTGCTCGAAAGGATACTCTGAGAAGGTAA